In a genomic window of Roseiflexus castenholzii DSM 13941:
- a CDS encoding carbohydrate ABC transporter permease: MATTSVSVDQQRAADRRSTLREMKRNAWAYVFISPFYILYAVFGMFPLLYGVWLSFFKWDGISPMQWIGLRNYTRLFADDIWWYAVYNTIWLFFGATVPQLTIALILAFIINSNYIRGKDIYRAAFFSPFVASSVAISIVFLSIFGSRYGLLNYALSFVGLGPIRWLEDAAWIKPSIAMVIIWQWTGYSMIIFLAGLQSINTELYEAAKVDGARTRDVFWHITMPLMRPVILFQVILSIIGAMQNFDIPVMLAGGTQSSSPGGTDRAGLVAMVQLYWTAFKYGDFGYAAAMALILFFLILIFSVAYNRWQGRSPTD, from the coding sequence GTGGCAACCACATCTGTGTCTGTCGATCAGCAGCGCGCAGCCGACCGCCGTTCTACGCTGCGCGAGATGAAACGCAACGCCTGGGCGTATGTCTTTATCTCGCCCTTCTATATTCTCTATGCCGTCTTTGGCATGTTTCCCCTGCTGTATGGCGTGTGGCTGAGTTTCTTCAAATGGGACGGCATTTCGCCGATGCAGTGGATCGGCTTGCGGAACTATACACGCCTGTTTGCCGACGATATCTGGTGGTATGCGGTTTATAACACCATCTGGCTGTTTTTTGGCGCAACAGTGCCGCAATTGACGATTGCTCTGATTCTTGCGTTCATCATCAACAGTAACTATATTCGCGGCAAGGATATTTATCGGGCAGCATTCTTTTCGCCATTCGTCGCTTCTTCGGTGGCGATCAGTATTGTGTTTCTGTCGATCTTTGGCTCCCGCTACGGTTTGCTCAACTATGCGCTCAGTTTCGTCGGTCTCGGTCCGATCCGCTGGCTCGAAGACGCTGCGTGGATTAAGCCTTCCATTGCGATGGTGATTATCTGGCAGTGGACGGGGTACAGCATGATCATCTTCCTTGCCGGTCTTCAGTCGATCAACACGGAATTGTACGAAGCGGCAAAAGTTGATGGCGCGCGCACGCGCGATGTCTTCTGGCACATTACTATGCCGCTGATGCGACCGGTCATTCTCTTTCAGGTCATTCTGTCGATCATTGGCGCCATGCAGAACTTCGATATTCCGGTGATGCTGGCGGGCGGCACGCAATCGTCGTCGCCGGGAGGCACCGACCGCGCCGGGTTGGTGGCGATGGTGCAGTTGTACTGGACGGCGTTCAAATATGGTGATTTTGGCTATGCTGCGGCAATGGCGCTGATCCTCTTCTTCCTGATCCTGATCTTCAGCGTCGCCTATAATCGCTGGCAGGGTCGCAGCCCGACCGATTGA